The Teredinibacter sp. KSP-S5-2 genomic interval ATCAAGACTCACTAAAAGCACAATTAATTAGCCGCTACCTTTATGAGCACTTGTTTTTGGCACACCTGTACTTCGAAGGGCAAGATAACAACACATTTTTTAAAATGGTAAGGTCCAGTACAGCCCCCGGCGAACCCATTAACATAATTTCGACCAGAAGACCTTATGATGCTCCAGGGACCTCTCGTGTGTTTTATCGCTTAATGGAGTACCCTGCTGCAATTGTTGCCAAAACCCATATGCCTTATGCATTAACCCCTGCTCGAATGGAACGATGGCAAAATTTATTTTTTAATGCGGATTATGAGGTGAGTGAACTGCCTGATTATGACCCGGCTGAATCCGCAAATCCATTTTCAACTTTTAGCGCAATACCCGTAGCCTCGCGCTATCAGTTTCTGCTCGATGAAGCGCAGTATACCGTGATGGGATTTATTAAAGGCCCCGTTTGCCGAGGACAAGTTGCCTTAAATGTAATTAACGATCACTTCTGGGTATTTTTTGTCAAACCCAATATAGAGCAAGATACTGCGATAAATGAATTTATCGAAAAAAATAGCGATTTATTAAGCTTACCCTCAGAACAAGGAAGCACTTTACATCCGCTAATTTCCTGGCTGAAGTATGCCAAGAAACAACGTCAGTATTTAAAAAACAGAGATGAATATCTCGCTCAAAAAATTGGCAGCGAAATACCTCTGGATTTGGATGGCCTTTGGGACGGAGATAAGACCAATGATAATTCGGCACTAACGATATTCAGGCACTTCGACAGTGCAACCGTGGAAAAAGGCATGCTTGGAGGTTATCCCAAAACCGCGTGGGTACTCACGTATGTAGACCTGGAACGAATCCATTACCTCCTGGTTGCTGGATACGATGTCTATGGCAATGTTGGGCATCAATTGCTTTCCCGTCTCTATATGGATTTTCTCAGAATGCAGGGCGAATCCAACTTTTTGCTTCTTCTACCACAAAAAGACCGCGTTGAGGAGCGCAACAATTGGTATCGAAACGCCAGTAAGGACGTACTCGACTACTTAACAAGTCCTGCTATAGAAAAAGCAAATCAGGAGCCAAACATACAATACTACTCGGACAATAAGAAGCTTGAGCTCTATGGGATGCTGGAGAACAAATATGAAGCAGCCTATCCAAGCCAGAAACATCTGAAAACACTGAAAAATAAAAGCCTTGCACAAGCACTTGAACCACTTGCAAAGCTTACAGGAATACAAATCAGCAATATGCCCGAAAGCGCCGTTGTGATTATTGAAACAAGTAAAGGCGATGAATATTTTACGCTATTGAAAAATAGTGCACATCTCAATATCACCTCTATGTTCAAAGAAAGTAAAAATCTCATTCCCGAGGAGGATACCCTATCGCTTATTCGGGGTATTTCAGGCAGTTACCCTAATGCGTTTTTCAAAGTAGCAGAAGATGAAGTGGGTAAATTTATTGCACAGGTGGAAAAAAGCAGTGATCCAAGTGAGTACGAATACCTAATGACCCAATACGGCGTTCGTAGAACACACCCAGAGTTTTGGCAATTTAGCGATAGAGTGCATAAAGAGTTTAGAAAGATCGATCCGATTTCATACGGCCTGCTGGATTACAATCGTCTGGAGAATAGGTAATAGAATTATATTTAGCAAGCAATATAAGTGAACTATTGAACTGGCTGGTTGTATAAACCAGCCATGCCACAAAATATAAACGTATTATTTATGGAATAAAAATTATTTTGGTGGAAAATCTTCCAATATTCGACTGACAACATTTTTGACCACTCGCTCTTTCTCATCTGCTGAGAGATCACGAGGCACTTTGCCCGACGCCGTTCCACGCCAAATCAATTTACCCGTTTTGGGGTCAATCACATCCAAAACAAAAGTACCCAGCTCATAGTATTGAAGTTTGTTTTCGACAACGCTATCGGTATACGGCATGCCTATAGTCGCATAGCGGAACGTACCTGCCCCATAGTAACGCCAACTCGAGTAGTACCCCTGATAGGTATTATAGGTTTTTACATCGATTCTGGGCTCGGTAGTAATCGAGTAGTTAACCCAGAAATCCGCCTGCCCATCATCCACCAAACGCATTTGCTTAGTGCTGAGCTGTTCGTTAACATTGCCCCGAATTCGGTCATCTAAAATATCGTTATTTAGGTACTTCTCACTTTTTTCATTGAAAACGTTTGGCGTATGCCAACTAAAGGTTCGCAAGGAATTAAAATCGTAATCGCGATCAAAGTCTGAATTAACCGCAACTTTATTTGAGCTACATGAAATAAGAAAAACAGCAAATACGGTCGAGAAAATTATTTTTATCACAATATTTAACCTCGGCAATAATCAAATTATCAGATCAAAATACAAGCAGCTTAGACCAAAGAAGAGTGTCATTATAGATGAGCACCTAACACTCATCTTCAGCCATCCTATACCTATTTTTCTATAAACACCTGCCTAAAAAAGTGGTACTGCTGGTACGTTTTAATTTATATACCAACCAACAACATCATAGATGAACCAACCACTTTTACCGCATATTGCCAGCAACCCAAAGCCATTAACAGGAATTAGTTTGCCAAATTGATTGAAACAAGACGCATTTGTCGCTTAAGGTCACTCTAATTAATCATAGATAATGCTCTATGCACCTCACTCAACCTTTGCGCAAAACGAACTTTTTATATACCCAAAAAAGACATATAAATATAAAAATATATTCCTTTATGGAATTTGCTTAGTTTCGTAATATCCGCATTTTACTTTTGGCGAAAGCAACCGTATGGACTGGCAAGGCTGGATAACTCTTTCTCTAACAGTAGGCGTGCTCCTCCTACTCGCACTCACCAGAATCGCACCTCATCTGGTGATGATCTCTGCGCTCACCGTATTAAGCGGCATAGGCATTTTAAATAGCAAAGAAGCTTTAGCAGGCTTTAGCAACTCCGGATTAATCACGGTCGCAGCCATGTTTATTGTTGCAGCTGGCGTCCATCATTCCGGTGGCATAGATTTATTAGTCAATAAACTACTTCGCCGCCCCCGTACTGTACGCTCGGCAATAAGCCGTATCTTTATCCCGGTGGTTTTATTCAGCGGTTTTCTGAATAACACGCCTGTGGTGGCCACCATGATTCCGGCAATAAATGCCTGGTCGCGCAAAATAAAAATCCCCGCATCAAAACTTATGATTCCCCTGAGTTACGCTGCAATTTTAGGGGGCACACTGACACTAATAGGCACCAGTACCAACCTGGTCGTTAACGGGCAATATCAAAGCTTAACCGGGGAAAGCGGTTTTTCAATGTTTTCAATTACAGCGGTTGGCTTACCGGTTGCACTGGCAGGTGTTGTCTTCATGCTGGTATTTTTTCCTCGCTGGCTACCTGACCGCAGCGATAAACAGGCATTTGCCAATTTGCGGGAATTTACGCTGGAAGTCACTGTTGCACCTGACGGCCCATTAGTTGGAAAAACCGTCGCCAAAGCAGGCCTTCGCCATTTGGAACGTATATTCCTGATTGAAATTGAGCGTCAAGGCAACATCGTCACCGTGGTTCCACCCGACGAAATTCTCCAGGGGAATGACCGCTTGGTTTTCGCCGGTGACACTCAAGCGATATCGGATTTACTGCGCATTAACGGCATTATTCCCTCTGCAGAAAATGGACATGCCACGCCACTCACAGAAAAGCGTACAGATCGATGCTTAGTAGAGGCCGTGGTATCGCCCCACTGCGGCGCAGTCGGCCAAGCCATTCGCGATGCCCGTTTTCGCAACCGGTACGGCGCTGCAGTACTGGCTGTTGCCAGGGGCGGAGAACGAGTTAAAGGCAACCTCGGCACCATTAAACTGGAAGCCG includes:
- a CDS encoding fatty acid cis/trans isomerase, with amino-acid sequence MFSSRTIKILFLFFIVIFFIGCTHIGKQSLSNLFGLAEPRNREVTQLDAGMVDYWTEVKPVLENRCVVCHSCYDAPCQLKLSSFEGIERGATNSQVYDASRLFEADPTRLFEDAHSVSEWREKKFYPMLNEHTQSIAANKQAGVIHRLLELKETNPLPEGEVLSEEFLFDIDRKLTCPTPDNVDDFEKKHPLWGMPYALPGLTSRESQVIKQWLEEGALHTKRTELSKTLKSTVSSWENFLNQDSLKAQLISRYLYEHLFLAHLYFEGQDNNTFFKMVRSSTAPGEPINIISTRRPYDAPGTSRVFYRLMEYPAAIVAKTHMPYALTPARMERWQNLFFNADYEVSELPDYDPAESANPFSTFSAIPVASRYQFLLDEAQYTVMGFIKGPVCRGQVALNVINDHFWVFFVKPNIEQDTAINEFIEKNSDLLSLPSEQGSTLHPLISWLKYAKKQRQYLKNRDEYLAQKIGSEIPLDLDGLWDGDKTNDNSALTIFRHFDSATVEKGMLGGYPKTAWVLTYVDLERIHYLLVAGYDVYGNVGHQLLSRLYMDFLRMQGESNFLLLLPQKDRVEERNNWYRNASKDVLDYLTSPAIEKANQEPNIQYYSDNKKLELYGMLENKYEAAYPSQKHLKTLKNKSLAQALEPLAKLTGIQISNMPESAVVIIETSKGDEYFTLLKNSAHLNITSMFKESKNLIPEEDTLSLIRGISGSYPNAFFKVAEDEVGKFIAQVEKSSDPSEYEYLMTQYGVRRTHPEFWQFSDRVHKEFRKIDPISYGLLDYNRLENR
- a CDS encoding DUF4136 domain-containing protein, with the protein product MIKIIFSTVFAVFLISCSSNKVAVNSDFDRDYDFNSLRTFSWHTPNVFNEKSEKYLNNDILDDRIRGNVNEQLSTKQMRLVDDGQADFWVNYSITTEPRIDVKTYNTYQGYYSSWRYYGAGTFRYATIGMPYTDSVVENKLQYYELGTFVLDVIDPKTGKLIWRGTASGKVPRDLSADEKERVVKNVVSRILEDFPPK
- a CDS encoding SLC13 family permease gives rise to the protein MDWQGWITLSLTVGVLLLLALTRIAPHLVMISALTVLSGIGILNSKEALAGFSNSGLITVAAMFIVAAGVHHSGGIDLLVNKLLRRPRTVRSAISRIFIPVVLFSGFLNNTPVVATMIPAINAWSRKIKIPASKLMIPLSYAAILGGTLTLIGTSTNLVVNGQYQSLTGESGFSMFSITAVGLPVALAGVVFMLVFFPRWLPDRSDKQAFANLREFTLEVTVAPDGPLVGKTVAKAGLRHLERIFLIEIERQGNIVTVVPPDEILQGNDRLVFAGDTQAISDLLRINGIIPSAENGHATPLTEKRTDRCLVEAVVSPHCGAVGQAIRDARFRNRYGAAVLAVARGGERVKGNLGTIKLEAGDTLLLEARPAFITRQRYNKDFLLINDLDEEPPRHEKAYLSWTILIGLVASASVGIISMLNAALIGAGLMILTGCCSVNQAEKSLDISVILTIAASFALGTALQKTGVAAMLAENIVSLSFGQAWAMLLLTYFTVSLLTETITNNAAAVLMLPIILEMTEKASLNNEPFIFAIMMAASASFATPLGYQTNLMVYGPGGYRFSDFVKIGLPMNIFIGAVTLAVLLLGWPLTKM